In Paraburkholderia youngii, the genomic stretch CGCCGCGGGGTTGTCACATGCGACGGCGCCGGCCTGCGTCAGTTCCGCGGGCACGCCGCTACGCGTGAACGCTGCCAGCGACACGCCGTTTTTCAGAAGGTTGGCGGCCATGGGCTTGCCCATGATGCCGAGTCCGATAAAGCCTGCTTTTTTCATGGAATGCTCCGAAGATATCGTGGCGGCCGCGTTCAAGCTTCGCCCGCCGGTTTCTGCATGAAGTGTTTCTGCGCCGCTTGAGCGGCGCCCTTGAGCAGCCCGAGATCCGCGCAGACGGCGACGACGCGCGCGCCCATCGACAGATAACGTTCCGCGTCGGCCTGCACCGGCGCGAGAATGCCGCTCGACTTGCCTGCCGCCCGCGCGCGCTCGAACACATGCGCGATCGCCTGCTGCACGTCCGGATGGCTCGCGTTGCCGAGGTGGCCATACGATGCCGCGAGGTCGGACGGACCGATGAAGACCGCGTCGATGCCGGCCACCGCGAGAATGCTGTCGATCGCCTCGACTGCCTTGCGGCTTTCGATCTGCGGGATCACGCAGATATTGTCGTTGGCGAGCGCAAAGTAGTCGGGCACGGTGCCATAGCGGTTGCCGCGATGGCCGACCGACACGCCGCGGATGCCCTGCGGCGGATAGCGCGTTGCCGCGACCGCGCGGGCCGCGTCGTCAGCACTGTCGACGAACGGCACCAGAAAGTTCGAGAAGCCGCTGTCGAGGAATCGTTTGATCACGACGCTGTCGTTAGCCGGTGGTCGGACGACCGGCGCGCTGCCGCTGTCCTTGAGCGCCATCAACTGGGGGATCAGCGTGAGCACGTCGTTGGGCGCGTGTTCGGCGTCCAGCAGCATCCAGTCGAAGCCGACCGTGCCCAGCAGTTCAGTGGCGATCGGGCTGGCAAGCGATGCC encodes the following:
- the garL gene encoding 2-dehydro-3-deoxyglucarate aldolase, producing MPAVTPYESLPNRFRRAVREGKTQIGCWASLASPIATELLGTVGFDWMLLDAEHAPNDVLTLIPQLMALKDSGSAPVVRPPANDSVVIKRFLDSGFSNFLVPFVDSADDAARAVAATRYPPQGIRGVSVGHRGNRYGTVPDYFALANDNICVIPQIESRKAVEAIDSILAVAGIDAVFIGPSDLAASYGHLGNASHPDVQQAIAHVFERARAAGKSSGILAPVQADAERYLSMGARVVAVCADLGLLKGAAQAAQKHFMQKPAGEA